The Archocentrus centrarchus isolate MPI-CPG fArcCen1 unplaced genomic scaffold, fArcCen1 scaffold_37_ctg1, whole genome shotgun sequence genome includes the window ttaacaggaagaaacttccagcagaaccaggctcagaagggggtagtcatctgccatgactggttgagctgaggggagaaagaacaaaagatatgctgtagaagagagccagagattaataataataattaatgattaaatacagagtgaactaaaaacagagtagaaagaggcctattgcagcataactaacgttcagggtcacctgatccagctctaactataagaatcaagaagaatttattgtcattatacgtcaAGACAGACAAAACTAACACACAGGGGAGGTAAGTGTCTGCGGCCGCTGCCACAAGGGCACCGCCGATTtaagcaggaaggaaaaacagaaacaataggATAGGTTAAAAAAATTCATCTCGTACTGTGCTCATTATGAGCATAGTAccaggttccaaaaaacacctcagcaaagcatatagcacatttaaagccaggatagcaacaTGGTGGGAGTGGGGTGCCAGCAGAGACGAGGGGGTCAGGGCATTATGGAGCCAGGACCTAGCTCCCAGCCtcaacagtttgctgatagtgatggacaTGCATCAGCGGTCGTGGTGCATCAGCGGTCGTTGTACACCAGATCCCAgttcacacaaatcacagagagggggaagagcatctgttACACATGCAGATGCACACATTATCTGGAGCCAAACTCcagataatgcagatgttttggaACAAACTGCCTTGTTATTTtctcaacagccttcagttctCTTGGACACTCTCAGTAAATCCAGTAGTCCAAATTGCTCGGTTAccatcctcactgtgcagacaCGTACCTTATCTCCATTTCTAATCCCTTTCACCTGCGAGCACAATCTCAGCTGGACTATGCATCCAACTTgtggctcaggtccaacaggttCTGAGTCTGAGTCTTTATGGTTCTGCATAGCCCATCCATCTGGTTATGCAGTCTCGCTAGGTGCCAAACGTCTGCCCAGATTATCTTAATTTCccagtaaatcaggtatcctccaagcccagacAGAAGAGATCCCattaccaaaaagccgaatatgtataTGTCTTCCACGTTCTCAACTGACAGTGCTAAAAGACGCACAGGTCTCCACATGCTCACTGAGTCAACGACCTATCTGACCGGGTCTGTTCTGCTAGGACGAGCGGGCTCCcttttccccgatctcatagtggagaaaatacaatcagtggttttgaGGGCCCagttgccagatccatgtttttCTTATACGGTTGATGTGTAAGAGAGGCACTTACAGCAAGCCGCAAAGCAGGGAAGATGGGGAGAGCAGGTGGAGAGAAGGATGCGACCATCTCTGTCGAGAGCaggtggagaaaaaaataagctttatcataaaggaaagttttaagcctaatcttaaaaatagagagggtgactctctcctgaatccaagctgggagctggttccacagaagaggggcctgaaagatgaaggctctgcctcccattctactcttaagtatcctaggaaccacaagtaagccagcagtctgagagcgaagtgctctattggggtgatacagtactatgaggtctttgagataagatggggcctgattattcaagaccttgtatgtgaggagaaggattttaaattctattctagatttaacagggagccaatgaagagaagccaatatgggagaaatctgctctctctttctagtccctgtcagtaccctagctgcagcattttgaatcagctgaaggcttttcagggagtttttaggacagcctgataataatgaattacaatccAATCCCCTACTAGGATTGCCCTGGTTAACGCTAGATCGGTAGCAAATAAGACGTTCATATTGAATGATTTCTTCACCTGTTATAAGCTGGATTTCCTCTGTCTGACTGAAACCTGGCTAAGTGTTGGTGAGTTAAGTCCATTTTACCACCAGACTGTTCATATTTTAACACATTGAGGACAACTGGTCGTGGTGGAGGAGTGGCCACTATTTATAAAAATACTTTCCACTGTCGTAAGCTGTCGTCTGTCTGCTATTCCAGCTTTGAACTGAACATGTTTGAGATTGGGAAAAGTCATCCTGTCCTGTGCGTTGTTATTTATCATCCACCCAAATATCacaaaaactttattaatgACTTTTCTGAGTCCCTGGCTGAAATATGACAGGATTTTAATtctttgtgatttatttatttattgcatttttggccacagctaaAGATTAAACCTTCTGGATGCTTTTAACCTTTTACAGTCTGTCACAGGTCCCACACAGGAACATGGACACACTCTCGATCTGGTTTTGTCACATGGTttacctgtttttaatgttaaaatttatGATGCTGTCTTTTCTGATCATATGCCGTTTTATTTGAAACCCCTTTTCTTGTCCCATTGCTATGGATGGGCCTCCTGCAGCATCTCATATGTTCAAACCTTCAACTGCTGCTCAATTTTCTATTGCTTTTAATAGGATATTTGAGGCTAATTCAGAGCGCTACGCTTGCGTAAGCACTGAGGAGTTGACTGctgaatttttttctatttgtcaaAACATTTTGGAACTGCTGCTCCCCTGAAGGTCAGGCAGCCAGAAGTGAAATCTGAGCCCTGGCTTAATGACGTCACTTGTGCTGCTCGAAGAGAttgcagaaaaacagaacaaaaatggaaaaaagacaagTTTCAGGTGTCTTATGATATTTTAAAGCATAGCTGGCGTAAATATCAGAAAACTGTTAGGAACCAGAAATTGGCATATTTTGCAAGTGTAATCAGTAACAACAGTCACAAGCCCCGTGTCTTATTTAGCATTTTAAACTCTGTCCTTAACCCTCCACAATCTACTGTAGCTGCTTGGAAGCTTCTGATGAAAAGAGTGAagcttttttaaactttctcacagtgttactggaggccaaggtaatgccatccagagtatctgGTTTGGCACcacgtttctaagatttgtggggccaagcacaagaacttcagttttttgtgGAAGAGcttgggatgtcactcaagttcatttgtgaagcagatgagcaaatGCTTTTGGAAATATAGTTCATGTTGCTGAAGATAATGTGCACTGAATGGTAGCAGGTAAATATGCATaagcattattttaaactgatgtGAACTTTGTTGACATGAATGGGCCTCAGGGGTCCAGACCCACCCAGTAAAGTCACTGCACCCCCATCAGCTGAATTCTACTGTGTACAGCAAGTGTGAAGAAAGTGGCACTGAAAGCCTTCTAGCAAATGATGCCTTCATCAGTGTGGGCATGTCCAACTGTTTGACAGCTGCTGCATTCTGGCCTTCTGCTTcaggtaacaaggaaataaCATATTTTCACAGATACCTGGTTGGCAGAGCTGGACagcatttttttaagtgatggaaacaagcttccatagtcTGTGACATAACAAGCTAAGAaatatatttgctttcttgccAAATGTGACACCAAAAAATGGAGAACAGTTATCTACTGTATATGGCAAATCAAGTACAGAGGGAGACATGATTAGATTGGCTCCCTCCAAAAGGCTACTAATGCATCTAAAGCTCACATTGGCTAATGTGGTTCATTCaattaagttaaattaaatACACCTGTCACAGGTTGAGTCTTTGTGGTTTTCAAAGGTCTTGAGAtatgacacactgcacagctcCAGAGTTCAGTTTGGGTTTGAGCCTTCAGATGTTATCAGTGAGCGGGATGTGCACACAGTAACTACCAGATTCAGCAATGCTGCTAGAAAATCTGATTTGCCATTCtgcaagtaaaaagaaaaaaaaaccaaaaaacaatctCATTCTGTGACACTGTGTATTCTAAAGAAATAATACGGACAGCTAAAGATCAAATCAAAGGCCACAGTGTGGAAAAGACTGGAAAGTATTTCTGTTTAGGCCAGGCAAAGGAAGCTTTCTGTgtgtacacaacaaaatgtgaaatacaTATCTGGATATTATTGTTGTTAGCCTGGATGGTTCAGCTCCAAACCTCCTGATCTTCCTTTACTTGCAGCAATCATCTGATGTTCTAAAGTAATCGAGCAATCAAACTCCTCacacattttttctctctcatttatTCTCAAATGTCAGATATGAATAGACTTGTCTGActtcacttttttcttcttaagtcctttctttttattctttttgtttggATCTGCCATTTCTCCTTTGAAGGAAGTAGAGCTTTTGGTCAACTTCTGCTGGTTTCCCATCACCTTCTTTGGGGACTTGAAACTTCCTCGACCAGCTCCCTTCTCGCTTCCCGAACCATTTTTGGGAATCTTGCCAACTTTCCTTGTTGTCGCTTTGCTGTCACTGTtattcttctccttctccttcttcatCGACCTCTTCACCCGGATGGATCTGCCCTCTAGCTTTGACCCTTCTAGTTTCAATGCCAGCTGCACAGAGTCGGCACTCTGCAACATGGAGAGAGAAACAAGGAAAACATGttcaaaatgtggaaaattgTGAATTTGAATTCTAAAAATATTAGTATTGTCACATTTATATCTCCATAACAGTGTTATGTGTGTAGGACGTGATGTTTTAGCTATTTTTAAAGTCAATAATGAAGGAAAGTTCAGTTTCTTCTTACTTGGCCTCACTCTGCTAATcagagtccctgaactggattCACCATATTTATTCTGTGTAATAAAATTGAACTGCTCAGTAGTATAAAACATGAATGCCAGTTACATTCAGTTTAATAATTCTTGACTAAAACACTGCACTTTAATTTTTAGAAGCGTAGGGCAGCTGCTATTAATCTAGACTCCATTTATCTGAGGTGAGGCCTAACAGACAGCTATCAACTACAGCTGCTaatcaaagcagccacacaACAAATCATCAGCTATAACATAATCcaacaaaaagacacacaggagagagagagagagaggaaacaggAATCTATGGCCCCTTTTTCCACCGACCAGGTGCCGGTGCCAGTGTTTGAACTGTTCAGTAGTTTTTCCACCGTGAACGCACTTGGTGCTCAGCCAAAAAATGGGTGCAACTCGGGCCcaacaagctagctggtctcgaaccaaaaACGCGTGACGTAAGTGGCAGAAGggcatgactctgccatctcaacgtaaagttttctaccattatttcactgcatggtgtgtattacatgagaaaagtgaagcgattttcatggctgtgaattaggtttggccctaaggctgaacttgctgctttgtatcagttcatatcacagataaaaggacacaaagtgcatacttgtcgtcttgccacacacatgctgcagtagttttgtttggaccgtaaaatgtgttcgcagcacaagaaaggggagtgtgttgtcccacgtttgtgccctttggcttctgtgtccagacgTGGACCTGCCCACattcatacgtaaaggagcagttcacaaaaCGCAGTGGAAACATAGGTCCGTTCTTAAGCGGTTCACCGGTTCATTGGAACcagcacgagcaccggcacctcagcGGTGGAAACATGGTAGTGGAATGGCTTGCTTTTGGAACCAGCCTctggtggccattagaggaactgcagaatGATGTTTGGAGGAAATCCTGCACATTCAATTAGAAATCCAAACCCTCATAATgagcaaacaaataaaagcaggtTTGGTGCTGAGCTGCTGATTATTAGTTTTTTGGGCCATGACAATCTGGACTGCCAAGGTTTTGTACCTCAAACAGGACATAGCCAAATCCTTTTCCCAATCCAGAGTTTTTGTCCCGCACCAGCCGCACTGCCTCCACTGTGCCGCACTCCTCGAAATGCCTTCGAAAAGCCAGCTCATTGATGTCTGCAGACACAGAAGATTCAATTCAGCTTAAAATCACAGACCCATGTACTTCTTCCACTGTCCATTAATCTACAGGGTGGCTCACCAAATGGCAGATTCCCCACAAAAACAGAACGCTTGTGGTCATGCTGCAAGACAACAACAGGTTTTTCATTAAATGCCAACAGATGAGTAGATTTAGCAAGTCAACTGGGATGTGTGCTGACTCACAGATGAGCTGTCAGTCACTCTGTCCACTCGGATGTAGAAGTCTTTCTCTACCTCCATGCCATTCCTGTCAAGAATGAAATACACTGTTTTATCAGCACTTTTACGCTTGGGCTGTCAGCTTTACAGCATTAGCAGCTTTGAGGTATACATGAGGAGTGTCTGACCTCTCCAAAGCTTTGGTGACTCCATCTTCATCTTTAAACACCACATAGGCATTGATACTTTGCTTCTTGGGATGAACTTTGCGCCTatgacattttacacaaatgGAAAAGAATCAGCTAAAAACATGGTGGCTAtgctttttattgtttgaagCTAGTGAAGGAttatgtgaaagaaaaaaaaaaccctgttttcAGCATGATGATTTTTGTTTAAGCCTTAATAAAAGGTCTAAATGTCCAATACAAATTTTAAAAGCTTACTTAATAGCAGCTACTTTACAGGACATGGAGGGGTCCTCTCTGACCTGTTGATTGGAAACACAATGAATTGTGATTGAAGACACAAGCTGAAATTCCACTGACTTGTCGACTCTTTCAGGAGCACGTTTGTGTGTTATGCTTTTACCACAGAGCGAAAGCGAATAGATTCAATGGATCCTCCATCCCTGAAGAGGTGCCGCAGGGTctgagagagacaaaaaaaaacaaacaaaaaattatgtTCACATTGTTCGCTTCTCATTTAACTTCCACATTGTATCATACTGTATAAATCCACTAATTATTGCATTTCACACATCTGCTAAAAGGACAGCCACAGTAAAGACAAAACAACAGTCATGAGTTTTCATTCCTTTACATaataaagtatttaaataaCCACCATCCTAGGCTGAAAACTAAGAAGGCTTGGAGAGAACACCTGGTAGAAGATTGTTCGGCAGCTAAAACATCATATAAGTGTTTCCCGAAGCTCCAGCTCAGTCATGCACATCGTCTGGAAGGAATTTTGGACAGAACTGATCCAACTTCGTTTCTTTGTGTTATTGACTTTGTGATGTCATTCCACAGCTTTGTGCAAAAGGCTTTGTGTGAGGCCATTCTGCTGTAGCTCATTAACAAATATATGCATAGAAAGGTTCTTTCACTGTGCACAAAATAAGTGAAAGCATGAACCCACCATATTTGTTCTTGTCACTGCACCTACATTACTGAATGGCAGGCAGATGCTTGCCATTTACAATGTGCATAGTTCCTGGCCCCTATTTTTCTATATGATGAAAACACTTTTATATCAAGGTGGATTACAGAGGAAGTTGTGGTGAAGTTGTAGGAGTGAAACCTGTTGAAGCTAAAAAGCAGGACAATTTTGCAAAGAAACTGAAGCAAAAGTGTAGGGGGAGGAAGACGGAAAAGAAATTTTCCAAAGCGTTACCATAGGAGAGTGGCAAGcagaaaaattcaattcaattttaattatatagtgccaaatcacaaaaacagtagaatcaccagttaacttaaCCTCACTAAGCGCTACTTTGGACTTTaggaggaaactggagcacccagaaagaacccacacaggcacagggagagcatgcaaactccccacagaaaggccccagccagccaGCAGGTTCAAATCAAGAACTGCCTTGCCGTAATGCTGCAGTttctaaccactgcaccatttcttttcttcctaATAGTTTTCCATAAATGCCTTAAACTATATATTATCTTGTCAGATGACACAGAAGCAGTCAGAAGTCCAAGGGTCACTATGGAGGCTGCTggatacagatttttttttttaaaaaaaagaaaaaaaaaaaaaaaaaaagaaccttttTGGTGCAGCTGGTGGGCAGATTGCCAACAAACactgtccttttcttttttaaggccTCCTCCACTCTGCTGGCCTTCAACCTCTGTCTCTTCATCACCCAGTACTCTGCATCATTGTCTCTGCCTGACTCTGAtgcttttctcttcctcttcttcatggGTGTCTCTTGCCCTTCCTCATCCTCGTCTGCTTTCTGTAAACCATCCTCTCTGAAAGCAGTAAACAGAAATGAGAACTTaaatcaagcatttttaagGAACGACtagaagcaagaaaaaaaaaattggaaaaaaacaaaagacggAGGAAAGAACAGAATGAACTCCTCACCTTTTTTCCAGCTCCAGGTTGGCTGCTGATTTCTCCTTAGCTGGCTTCTTCTTCTGGCagggctgacctttgacctttgggCTTTCCTGCTCATTGCTTTCTGTCCTTTTTTGAACGGGCTGCCATAATAACAAAAAGCAACCACAAGCAATGTGTTAAAAAGATTTAGTAATTTTCCTTtaacatatttttcttcttcttaaataaTCGAGTAACAAGTAGAGGCGCACCCTAAAAGTTGGAAAATGGAAATCAAAATGTTCGAATtcacataaagaaaacaaatcttcaTCAATTCAAAAGGCTAGAGGTGACGTTAATGCCTCCCTCAGCATGTCGTAACTACAtcttaaaataaagagaaattcTTACTATGTTTTTCTTTGGTAGTCTCACACAACCTGCAAAAGTAACGCTAAGACCAAATTTACAGGAAATAATGGGACACTAAAGAACttattttccatgtttttgttttcagacattttaataACTTACAGGAACCCTGTTCAATTACTTTACAGCTGAAAGACCTCAAACTTTCCTCCTCTACTTTACTATAGTATTAGTCATGTCACATAATAAAGGAAGAaggttgttcttgttttttgtcttttagaaCTACAGAAAAA containing:
- the rbm34 gene encoding RNA-binding protein 34 isoform X2, with the protein product MKKKVNNRDVLSGQQSADYVVGQVSGSLFQKNSSASRSLSALFSSPVPAMQLLFKPAPLPVQKRTESNEQESPKVKGQPCQKKKPAKEKSAANLELEKREDGLQKADEDEEGQETPMKKRKRKASESGRDNDAEYWVMKRQRLKASRVEEALKKKRTVFVGNLPTSCTKKTLRHLFRDGGSIESIRFRSVVREDPSMSCKVAAIKRKVHPKKQSINAYVVFKDEDGVTKALERNGMEVEKDFYIRVDRVTDSSSHDHKRSVFVGNLPFDINELAFRRHFEECGTVEAVRLVRDKNSGLGKGFGYVLFESADSVQLALKLEGSKLEGRSIRVKRSMKKEKEKNNSDSKATTRKVGKIPKNGSGSEKGAGRGSFKSPKKVMGNQQKLTKSSTSFKGEMADPNKKNKKKGLKKKKVKSDKSIHI
- the rbm34 gene encoding RNA-binding protein 34 isoform X1, with amino-acid sequence MKKKVNNSRDVLSGQQSADYVVGQVSGSLFQKNSSASRSLSALFSSPVPAMQLLFKPAPLPVQKRTESNEQESPKVKGQPCQKKKPAKEKSAANLELEKREDGLQKADEDEEGQETPMKKRKRKASESGRDNDAEYWVMKRQRLKASRVEEALKKKRTVFVGNLPTSCTKKTLRHLFRDGGSIESIRFRSVVREDPSMSCKVAAIKRKVHPKKQSINAYVVFKDEDGVTKALERNGMEVEKDFYIRVDRVTDSSSHDHKRSVFVGNLPFDINELAFRRHFEECGTVEAVRLVRDKNSGLGKGFGYVLFESADSVQLALKLEGSKLEGRSIRVKRSMKKEKEKNNSDSKATTRKVGKIPKNGSGSEKGAGRGSFKSPKKVMGNQQKLTKSSTSFKGEMADPNKKNKKKGLKKKKVKSDKSIHI